taTTTATAGAGTAGTGGTTGTAAGATTTTTATTAAAGATCTTATTACTGTTGGATCTGTTTGATTTTTCTAATAGTTTCAACATTcctattaattttttctaataatttcaACGTCTTTTTTTCAAGTGTAAATAgactttattttttacaaattagaaatatatttatcttcggtttttttattatctttatattgattattttaaatatattattattttgattttgaatttcattaaaaagtctgtttaattttaaaaattattaaataatttttaaaaatagtgtAACGTATAACTCATActgcatttttttaatttctaagtGCTTTTTATatgaacttatttatttttatatacttgAGTctaaatagattttatttagtccgttttaaaatttttttataatttataatgcgTTTGTCTCAACTATTTTTATAATGaaacatttttaattattttgttataaaaaaatcatttcaaatTCTAAGACAATTTCCAAAGAAATTGTTTACCGACATCTACATCCttaatttctaaatttcaaTTTTGGACTAATAAACAGTTTAAAGACAGCTATTGCTGCTATTGCCGGTGTTTAGAAATATTGCGAAAGAATCTACCAATCTCAACAATCCCCACATGACACCCGGCGAACTCAACTAATATAGACACATcgttaagagagagagagaaaaaaaaacccttatcaattagttaattaattaattaaatgacaCAAAATGAACTGTTCCCAAAAAGAAAAGGACGAGATTTTTGGTCACTTAGCaaggaattattattatttctaaaaaaaaaagaaaaatcaaatcttGTGAAGGAAATTCCACCTAACTCGCTATATATAATACATTACATATACCCACCCTCTCCCCTACTTCACATGAGCAAGTTGAAGGCTTTAAAGAACAGAACCTCTCTCCTTGAagcatttttctttttccttcaaCTTTCTTTTATTCTCCAGTGCCACTTTGAAATTAACTATCAATTTTCTGTCTAACTCCTCAAGATTATGGGAAATTGCATTTGGGCTCAAAGGAAGATTGAAGAGGAAGACATGGAGCAAGAGAGAGAACTGGAGGGTGATTTTGAAGAGAAGGATAGTGTTAAGGTTAAGATAGTGCTTACAAAGGAGGAGTTGGAGTGGTTAATGCTTCAGCTAAAGGTTAATGAAGGGAAGAATCTAGAAGATGTTCTGCTAGAGAttcaaagagaaagagagaaaattaaAGCTTGGAAACCTTGTTTGGAGAGCATTTTGGAGATTCCTGAAGCCCTTTAGACGCAAAGATTATAAGTCTCTCTCTTCTTTCTGCCTTATAAATTTTTTGGTCCTCTTCTACGGAGGTTTTTTCTCATTTGGGCTATGCCTCATCAcccaaaattatataaatatgtgttttttctttttggctTGGATAATAACACAAATTTAGATTGAGGTTTTCTAAATCTAGCCATTTCTGAACGGATTGTTCTTCCtctcaaatataaatatatttatgacAAAACAATGTAAAACTAATAATTTTGTTTTGTGAAACTAAGATATATACCCAGTATGTGCATGCGATTACAGACTTTTCTTACAAAGTGGGGCTATTCCTGATCTCAATTTCCTAGGGTTTTGGTTGTTGTTTCTAATTTACAACTGCTAAGCATATATAGGCATGGAAAAAATTAGACTAAGGCCAATAATATTATCCTTTAAGAATGAATCTCGTTCCTATTGGGTTGGTTTACTGGCCTGCCAGCTTTTCTCTCAACTCAAATATTGTGATATCCCTAAGAGCCCATTACTCTACTAAGCCCACTAAAAGCGTACATACCTAAGAGCTGGGCAATGCTAGAATCGTCACATGCACTATTCCTGGGACTTTTCATAATGTTAGCATGACCTTATTCGacaatttttatttagattagATTTTTTCTAATATAAGTTCATGTGAATTTAGTGTAAATaatacatttttcataattctttATATGATATGATTCATTTcctaaaagaaaagaatttaagtaaattttaataaaaaaacaattatatataattttattttttttataaataaaaatttatagggTCAAAAAAAACTTCTATTTTATAAAAGTAAGAGAAAGAATAATAACAGTCACAAGAGTCATCGTTGGTATGAGCACGGCCCTTTCTTGGCCGATGAGCACGGCCCTTTACATGGCCAAGACGTATCCCTTAAGAACAGAAACTCTGTCTCTCGTAAATATGGCATTTCTTTAGGTGTATTGCAAATTTCTGAATATAAACCTTTATACAATATCTGTGAATGAAAAATAGTGTTAAAATTTAACCTTGTGGCCATAGATGAAACCGATAAAACTTTCCAACtagataaaaatttatatagcaGCACTATGACAGAAGTATTTGATGACTGTTATTCACCTGAACCCGAGGTTGCATGTTCTTTTGCTCCAAAACTAACTAAACTAAACCAAATTATTACATTGGTCTAAATCTCTTCAGGAATTGTTGCAAGGACACCTCTAAACTCCAGAATCCCACCATCTTTACACTTGGACATTACTCCAGCAGCTTCTTGTTTTATCATCTTAACTTTTActctaattattatattttttttttgttgtgaaAATATATTCCTCAgtaaaaacttaatattttttgtAGAGAAATGTTTTACACTAAAAGTAAGATAATTATGGCAAATATTTTCTCTACTAAAAGAAGACCAATAGTGGCGAAATAGTTTCCACTGAAATTAAACATCTGTGGCAAAAAATTCAAcactaatagatttttttaatagaaaaattaaatatttttcattaaaggtCAGGCATTAATGGTGAAAAACTTTTACATTAATAGTTTCTTTTTgtacaaattaaatattttctacaaATATAAATTGCTAAACAATTATTACTATTGACATTTAATCACAGTaaacaaaatatattaatgcagaaatgcatacatatatagagaagtaaataattaaaaaactcaAAATGAACAATAAAAGTCATATATAAGTATAAAAAAGGTACAACATATTTATTCGAAATCATAGAAAtacaatttcaaaatttatacgGGAATGAGTTGCAAGAAtccatatatttttttcataagagATATACACTAAACACTAAGACTTAATAAGAAATACGAGTTGCAAGATTTCATTTATCCACTTGGATGAATATATATGATAAATctgtcaaaataaaataatatcatttataatattagatttaaataatgATGAATTCACtctagataaaataaataaataaatgaatggaAGGATTAAAAGAAGATTTAAGTACCATTTCCACTGTCTAAATGAGATTGATCTCCTGAGCTTGAAATAAAAATACCCTAAAGTTAAACAAAAGCAATAAATCATTGACTAGAGTCGCCAAAACAAGGCATTGAAAAGTAGGAAGCCAATAGGCAATAGACTATACTTACATTGATGGttgcattaaaataaaattcagatTTTAGAACTCCAAGTCTATCATAAAAGTTAAGATCAAATCAATTAGcatatgattttaaatattcatgcaTCCACAGATAAAAATCATAAGGATCTTGTAAGAATTTCTTACACATAAAGGCTACATAAAAAGACCCAGAGACTGCAAACAAACAGAAATGTAAAAAACATACATATGTATAATGTTCACAAGTTCATAAGAAGCCCTTTACAatatatttatttgtattttgaaTCCAAGGTCCCAACAAGCTATTTAAAATACTAGCTCCACAAGATTGACTAGGAAAATAATCAGCCTTTTCCATGAGTTTAAAAATAGAGAATTTGTCAATTAGTTGAAAATACTAAACAAATGAAGTTCATCAAGAGAGAGGAAGAGAAAatgatgttttaaatgagtcATAGAATTTCTGCAAAATAGGCCCATGACCTAGCAGACTCCTGCCTTTCCACCATAAAATGTCTTGAGGAAATTTTGCAGTAAggaacttgtttttatgttctgcttacTAGGCTCTTAtaacttatccctttcccctaaccccaggtttgcaggatcaaagATAGCTCGGGAAAGTCGGCATAGTTGCTGGTGTAgtctaatgtaatagtatagcagtggacatgtattgtttaatggattagaattgtgttttgccCTAGTTTTTGAAGTTATAATCCCCGTTTTCATGATTCGTATgaaaaagttttatgtataagttatgtttgaacttaGCTTGagacatgtgatgtttaccatactggagcatttgatgagggctctagtatgagttttatattttcagttttgttacatgcacagattaagcctTGATTCATGAactgtttaagtttttgttatatcgtgtgatcatgtatgggattttatcaggtacacaagatatatagtaggcttgctatgggctccggcgaccttaagtcgatttgaatcctagcgccggtagcagtccgatttttgggtaCTGTTAAACCTACTCCTTCTATTACCCTATCATTTATGCTAAATTTACCTAAACTTGcatttaatttaatctctgtGAGTAAACTTACCAAAGACCTATTGTTGTGTTTCATTTTTTCTTGATCATTGTCTCATTCAGGATCTTGTGACGAATCGGATTATTGGTAAATGACatgtattgtaatacccggttagagtccggcatcggaagtctactttccggtggaatccaggatgtcgaaattctctagaagggtaagatttatattttttctaatgTATTTTGGTATATTGTATAGTTTTCAagtataaggaaatgagtttttgaaagaaatgagccaaggaagaaatgcaaggttcggccgccgaaagtgaagttcggccgccgaatatgcatggcattcggaatcacgttaggccgccgaaggtggtctggccagccacctataaaaggccctcagtcggcaAATGGATAAGTATTGAGTTCATTTGCATaggcagaggtgagaccatgctttTCCTTGGatcttcttcatgttttcatcaaatcttgcaaagtttggATTGATTTgaatggtattttgaaggttttgagctaaaaacacaagttttgaagtttggagagtttgaaggagagttgctccatatcttcacgttaggatcgttcatctttttgatttcaagaggtaagtaaagATCTTGATCTTGTTATTATTgatttatggaagttttatggcGTTTGTGATAGAGTTGCATGGTTAGGGTAAATAGtgagtttttggtgttttggtgatgaaagtatgtttatgtatgttatgttatgtttgtgttggggttttagatagtttttgaccccttttgtgcatatacttgagtatatgtgtgatGAGAAATTgtggtgtttgagtttgggtaAGTTTGAAGAcgtttggcgtgaggcagagcaaggttctgtcctcttgatgaacccagcttcggctgccgaaggaaggttcggccgccgaatgtgttgaggaggtggcttcggctgcctaagcttgcctatgcttgctcccgaaagtttggactttcggctctggaggggggtttcggccgtcgaaggtgccgccgaaggttatagactttcgtctctggagtgccttgcaGCCCCCAagccttgcccccgaaagggtttggctgccgaaagtatagtttcggccaccgaaggtgcatgagtttcggctctggagagaacttttggccgccgaacctgccgccgaaagtgccctgtccagccttcctttgcatagtTTACATGATTGTTTTAGGGTGTCTAAGggaattcttggggagttttatagagttgttcttgagctagtttggtccctcatttgagtccatctgtgtagacacagaccagaggaaccaaagagagcagcagtgagtactgcttcagaatttgcagagtcagtccatagatagccagaggtgagtggaactaaacttaattcttttaattaagaaattgactgcttttagcatatttcatgcaccatgagtatgcaataggttgattgcattagaatccacgaatatgttgcattgcatacttactTGTTGATGTAGGTGAATGCTGAATGGTCCAAGTAGTctctgaggaaagaccaggtacccagtctacgccctagcagttataggaaagaccaggtgcccagtctacgccctggcacaatggtaagtacaggtgttatatacacgtatagaTATACAtgacagaaagaccaggtgcccattctacgccctggcacggaaaggatactgggactatttggtgacaaatttactcttgatgtgaaatgtctgtgatatgatgcattccataagatcatgatTTGACAAcctattttattgttctactcactaggctatagtagctcatcccactcccttaaccccagtcttgcaggatcagtgtacaggggaagttcaGCAGAGGGATTTACAGGATCAGGAtaaaaaaaatgtatgatcatgtatgagatttacaggtacacagggagtatagcaggcttgctacgggtttccgcgaccttaagtcgacctgaatcctagcgccggtggcggtccgattttcgggtcgttacatgtatCTGGGGGTCTCTACATTTTGTATGCATGGGTGCCTCAGTCTGTTGCCTGCTCTAGTGTTGTGTCTCTATTTAAAGCACATTGTCAGTTAGGACACATTTCTTTACTGACTTTAAAGAAGCTATGCCCTCAATTTCATGAGGTATCTTTACTGGAATGTGAGTCATGTCATTTTGCAAAATATCATCGAAACTCTTTTAAGTCCTAGAGTCAATAAACGTGCTGAGTctgcttttgaattagttcattcagatgtttggggtccatGTCCAGTTGGGTATAAGATTGGATTcagatattttatcacttttatggatgattactctagaatgacttggatttattttataaagtatCGTTCAGAagtgttttctcatttttttgCCTTTTGTGCTGAAATCAAGACTCAGTTTAAtatttctgtaaaaattttgCGAAGCGACAATGTTAAAGAATATATGTCAGAATCATTCTAGGCTTATATGACTCAACATGGTATTCTTCATCAATCGTCATGTGTTGATGCATCTGCTCAAAATGGGGTAGCTGAAAGGAAGAATTGACATCTCCTTGAGACTGCCAGAGCTTTAttgtttcaaatgcaagttcctaagcAATTTTGGGCCGATGTTGTCTCTACTGCATGCTTTCTCATTAATTGCATGCCCTTTGTAGTACTAAATGATAATACTCCTTATAATGTCCTCTTTCCTAAGAAGCTATTATTTCCTCTCGAACCACGACTGTTTGGCAGTACTTGCTATGTTCGGGATGTTAGACCTCAtgtgactaaacttgatcctaaaGCTTTGAAGTGTGTTATTTTGGGATATTCTCGCCTTCAGAAGAGGTATCAGTGTTACTCTCCAGACCTCAACAAGTATCTGGTCTCAATAGATGTAGTATTTTTCGAGCAAGTTCTTTTTTATCCTATTGCACAAACCTCTCCTGAtcaagaggatgatgatgagtggctcatctatagaatcatatgttgaacctaaatgttctaatccttgttttgatgattaataaacaattggtatgctactaattatcttcaaaagtgtttatgttgagcttgtaggtcccttaCTAACAAGAACGAAATTGCTTCAATCTCAAAAGGAAAAAATGCatattttggaagcataccacaagaaagggatcataaagtaatttcttgtttatgttttgtcaagttattcattgtgaatttcaattaattaggtgtgatggctcaaggtttcttttatttctaaaagttttttttagatatggccaaatCTTTAAATACTTGACTTTCGGGGACTAAAATGatattttccaaaagaagtgattttgtaattattctttatcaaaatcaaagatctaaaaatatgggttacaaaaattcaaacggattgaaaaatggatttttatagcctaagttataatttttcaaagaatttaatgaaatatttttttgccCCCTAAAgccaactttcggcttccgaaagtcagagacagagacgaaagtcccacatgttcggccaccgaacattgactttcggccgccgaaagtgtgttttcagCCTGCCCCCTAAAGTGcatccttcggcttccgaaagtgaggaacagagacgaaagtcctgtatgttcggccgccgaacattggctttcggccgccgaaggtggtttgctcCCTAAGAAAAAtgtttggcctccgaaagtgaaggacagaggcaaaagtcacctatgttcggccgccgaacattaccttcggccgccgaaagtgtgcttttaagtctgcctccgaagcctaatgttcggcttccgaaagagagggacagagacgaaagtcccacaagttcggctgccgaactatGACTTTAGGCCGTCGAAAGTCCTTTTTTAAAGAGTGATGTTCTTCACCTCaattggttcggccgccgaactttagcttaggccgccgaacctgaatttctCTGAGAAagatataacggttatttctgaacataaacggctctatttgcatttaatgcacccccaacggccatatttatgactgaactataaatgcaatgagtttttgatatgaaaaggttaaacaaccatctaagaaaatatttattgagatcacaacatttttcattctctctctctcaaaaccttgagccaaagcattgatttcttgaaagtttgttttgagttgtaattggttgggtttgcagagtgagtaaaggttgttgagagattctgttgttgtgagtgtggcattgagcaaagaattgctcttgagtgaaaaagagatttgtaaagagcaaaggcttgctctaagattgtaaggattttaatcttcacccaaagaagatttgatagtggagttgaactctcaaggtggaccttgaggagaggacgtaggcttgagatagctgaacctctataaattcttgtgttgattatcttcttcctcattgccttctaatttgttcttttgtcttaaatttttaataaacccaattcaccccccctcttgggttgcttcaagggacaacaagtggtatcagagctaagtctccctatcttgaagatttaattatcttggagtaaagatcaaatggcagccctcaattctcaagaaggtcaatcggttgtgagaccacctttctttgatggaaatgactttctatattggaaaaatagaatgtattatttcctcaaatcggaaggagttgatttgtgggatATTGTAGAGAATGGTCCCTTCTTTCCCACAAGAGTGATAGatggaaaccaagagcaaaaacctaagagtgaatggagtgaactagagaagagaagggtagcccttaatgacaaagccattcacatcttattttgtgctcttagtagaagtgagtacaacaaagtgTGCATGAAGTCTACCGCaaaggaaatttgggatgctttggttgtcactcatgaaggaactaatcaagtcaaagaaaacaagatggaatccctcatTTACCAATATGAGTTGCTCAAaatgaaatccgatgaaactattagtcaaatgtatgataggttcattgagatcattggagggatgaaatctcttgggaagacattcacaaatgaagagttggtgaagaaaatccttagatgtctacctaaagaatggctaccaaaggtaacttctttaaaggatgccaaagacttgagcaaagtgcaattggatgaactcttggagaatctcattgactatgagatgactctaaagagagagcaagtggaggaacctagcaagatgaaaaaaaaacattgctctaagggtagcctccgaagatactagtgaggaagaagaagagataagtgaggaagaactagccttggtaactaggagaataaggaagttgcttcttcaaaataaaaaatttatcccaaggaagaattttagaaaggaaaagggtgaatcaagcaaaaaggaagTTGTCATTTGCTATGAGTACaataagccgggtcactacaaagtggattgtcccaagttgaagaagcctatcaagaagttcaagaagaaggccttcaaagcaacatgggatgagtcaagtgatACCGAAGAGGAGGAGGTTGgtgatgaaattgccaacatgtgcttcatggctctagaggaaAGCTCCGATGAGGTAACTATACTTGATGACTCTACTTTATGTGATGATgttgttgagttttcatatgatgaacttgtaggtgctttaaaattgatgaatgatgagcttgaaaagagtcataagaaaaacaagtttttgaaatgtgagttagctagcttgaaaaaggaaagtgagaactcacctaaggaACCTTTACCCTTAAATGATCctttacaaaaatccttagatgagctctcattagaaaataaaaagttgaaaaatgaagtccttgagttgaaaaattctctttcaaaatttttaaaaggcaaggacaaacttgatgaaattttagactctcaaaggtctcctagcatcaagtatggccttggctatgatAAATAAACTCAAGCAAACTTTTCTAAAATcgtttttgttaaagctactAACTCACATGAACTTAAGGTTTCTAGCTCAAATGGAAATGTGCCTAAAGCCTCTACTAGTAATATGTCTATGAgaaatgcacatgtacaccaatccactagttacaacactcatataagacacacacctaggcaatttgcatataagagaaatgatcattatagaacacacacttctagttcacaaaatcaccactctaatcatatctcttgctcatatgcttttaataaacaaaggagaaatggccacatgagaactcaaacacactcactcacctatggacctagaataagaaggttcaatggtcattgtcactattgtggAAAGTTTGGTCATACCAATTATAAGTGCACTATTAGAAAATtgcatcttggatatggtagcatTTGGAAATTAGATAGTGGaatgactaacccccaaggacccaagtacatttgggtacctaaagtgtttgaattcttttttctaggtgtgcttgaaatcctcaaaaattgaaagcaaatggtatctagatagtggatgttcaaggcacatgaccggaaattcaagccacttcatctctcttgaaaagaaagatggaagtggacaagtaacttttggagacaatggaaaaggtaaaattgttggcataggtaaagtcggtaaggaaaactctcctattcttgataaagttctcttagttgatggtttgaagcataatttattaagtgtaagtcaattatgtgataaaggttgtagagttatctttgaaccaaaatcatgttttgtttctagaatgtcggataacaaaatattgtttgttggtgaaagagttg
The Manihot esculenta cultivar AM560-2 chromosome 1, M.esculenta_v8, whole genome shotgun sequence genome window above contains:
- the LOC110628963 gene encoding uncharacterized protein LOC110628963 translates to MGNCIWAQRKIEEEDMEQERELEGDFEEKDSVKVKIVLTKEELEWLMLQLKVNEGKNLEDVLLEIQREREKIKAWKPCLESILEIPEAL